In the genome of Candidatus Reidiella endopervernicosa, one region contains:
- a CDS encoding helix-turn-helix domain-containing protein — protein MAVSGSFIGELGLFVTQESRQATVTAKAPCVVAGITYEQLNTLAQGALKEHYANILHSLATQLSHRLLATARKASHLAYIGVSGRIAHTLLDLCKEPEAMTHPDGMQIRITRTDLGRIAGCSREMAGRVLKSMEEQELITVKGKTIVVFDAR, from the coding sequence ATGGCGGTCAGCGGCAGCTTTATCGGTGAACTGGGCCTGTTTGTAACTCAGGAGTCGCGTCAGGCGACCGTAACCGCCAAGGCACCCTGTGTTGTGGCTGGCATCACCTACGAGCAGCTCAACACCCTCGCCCAAGGTGCCCTTAAAGAGCACTACGCTAACATTCTCCATTCACTGGCGACCCAGCTTTCACACCGATTGTTGGCAACAGCACGTAAAGCGAGCCACCTCGCCTACATCGGCGTCAGCGGCCGTATTGCCCACACTTTGCTCGATCTTTGTAAGGAACCTGAGGCGATGACGCATCCCGATGGAATGCAGATCAGAATCACCCGTACCGATCTGGGACGTATTGCTGGATGTAGTCGCGAGATGGCTGGTCGTGTACTCAAGAGCATGGAGGAGCAGGAACTGATCACCGTCAAGGGCAAGACGATTGTCGTCTTCGACGCCCGCTAG
- the ispF gene encoding 2-C-methyl-D-erythritol 2,4-cyclodiphosphate synthase: protein MKVGFGFDAHLLAEGRALVLGGVTIPYKKGLEAHSDGDVLIHALCDALLGAAGLGDIGKHFPDNSSDYAGIDSRILLRRVVELLDKGRYSISNADITVVAQQPKLAPHIDKMCENLAGDLKVEVTRVNVKATTTERMGYAGRGEGIAAYAAILLEEGA from the coding sequence ATGAAGGTCGGTTTTGGTTTTGATGCACATCTGCTGGCAGAGGGCAGAGCGCTGGTATTGGGTGGCGTAACGATTCCATATAAGAAAGGACTTGAGGCCCATTCAGATGGTGATGTATTGATTCATGCGCTCTGCGATGCCCTGCTAGGCGCTGCGGGACTCGGTGATATTGGTAAACACTTCCCCGATAACAGCAGTGACTATGCCGGTATCGATAGCCGCATCCTGCTGCGACGGGTTGTGGAGCTGCTTGATAAGGGCCGCTATTCGATCTCAAATGCTGATATTACCGTCGTTGCACAGCAGCCTAAACTGGCACCGCATATCGATAAGATGTGTGAAAACCTGGCTGGAGACCTGAAGGTTGAGGTAACACGTGTCAACGTCAAGGCGACCACGACGGAGCGAATGGGCTATGCAGGGCGTGGTGAAGGCATTGCGGCTTACGCCGCAATTCTGCTGGAAGAGGGTGCTTAG
- the ispD gene encoding 2-C-methyl-D-erythritol 4-phosphate cytidylyltransferase: MTATTNKSVNYWGVLPAAGVGSRMGSEIPKQYLKLGNCPVIEHTLNRLTSHPMITGVVVALSAEDDHYPYPKSFHGKSLTTVIGGAERCHSVLKALNYLITVADSEDWVLIHDAARPCLRHSDIDLLIGSLSEDAVGGLLGVPVSDTVKRSDERQRVTETVCREGLWRALTPQMFRLGRIVDALQSALEAGALVTDDASAMERMGWMPKMVVGHADNIKITHPYDLAQAELYLQQQE; the protein is encoded by the coding sequence GTGACAGCAACCACTAACAAAAGCGTGAACTATTGGGGTGTACTGCCCGCTGCGGGTGTCGGTAGCCGCATGGGTTCAGAGATTCCAAAACAGTACCTCAAACTTGGCAACTGTCCTGTTATTGAACACACCCTCAATCGGCTGACATCACACCCAATGATCACAGGTGTGGTGGTGGCGCTCTCGGCCGAAGACGATCACTACCCATATCCTAAGTCGTTCCACGGCAAATCTCTAACGACTGTGATCGGGGGGGCTGAACGCTGCCACTCCGTGCTTAAAGCGCTCAATTATCTGATAACTGTTGCTGATAGTGAGGATTGGGTGCTGATTCATGATGCGGCTCGCCCCTGTCTACGACACAGTGATATCGACCTGTTGATTGGTTCGTTGTCCGAAGACGCTGTCGGTGGTCTGCTCGGTGTTCCTGTGAGTGATACGGTAAAACGCAGCGATGAGCGTCAGCGGGTGACCGAAACTGTCTGCCGGGAAGGGTTGTGGCGTGCCCTGACACCGCAGATGTTCAGGCTGGGTAGAATCGTTGATGCACTGCAGAGTGCGTTAGAGGCTGGAGCGTTGGTAACAGATGATGCCAGTGCGATGGAGCGTATGGGATGGATGCCTAAGATGGTTGTTGGCCACGCCGATAACATTAAGATTACTCATCCGTACGACCTTGCCCAGGCTGAACTATATCTACAACAGCAGGAGTAG
- the ftsB gene encoding cell division protein FtsB: MRIVILILLLILLLLQYRLWVGDGSFAEVSRLQKSVAAQAEKNRLLRERNDALEAEVKDLKQGLSAIEERARSDLGMIKKDETYYQVVGD, from the coding sequence ATGCGAATTGTGATCCTGATACTGCTTCTTATTCTGCTACTACTGCAATACCGCCTCTGGGTGGGAGATGGCAGTTTTGCTGAGGTGAGTCGACTACAGAAGTCGGTCGCCGCTCAAGCGGAGAAGAATAGATTACTTCGAGAGCGAAATGATGCACTTGAGGCAGAAGTGAAGGATCTCAAACAGGGGCTTTCAGCCATTGAGGAGCGTGCCCGTAGTGATCTGGGCATGATCAAAAAGGATGAAACCTACTACCAGGTGGTAGGCGACTGA
- the eno gene encoding phosphopyruvate hydratase: MSKIENIVAREIIDSRGNPTVEADVTLSSGVVGRAAVPSGASTGEREAVELRDGDNSRYGGKGVTKAVDFVNGEIKAALIGKEIAAQAEIDNAMIALDGTDNKGRVGANAILAVSLAAARAAANEAGQPLYRYLGGDAAVTMPVPMMNIINGGAHADNSVDLQEFMIVPVGASSLSEAVRYGTEVFHALKSVLAARDMNTAVGDEGGFAPNLPSNEAAIEVILEAIEKAGYKAGEDIFLGLDAASSEFYKDGVYDLASEGRKFTSAEFVDYLADWVDRYPIITIEDGMDENDWEGWALLTEKLGKRVQLVGDDLFVTNTSILAQGIEKSIGNSILIKVNQIGTLTETLAAIEMAQKADYTAVVSHRSGETEDTTIADLSVATNAGQIKTGSLSRSDRVAKYNQLIRIEEELGDRAVYAGRNAFKLSF; the protein is encoded by the coding sequence ATGTCCAAGATTGAAAACATCGTCGCACGCGAGATCATCGACTCTCGCGGTAATCCAACCGTTGAAGCTGATGTCACACTAAGCTCTGGCGTGGTGGGTCGCGCTGCTGTCCCCTCCGGTGCTTCAACCGGAGAGCGTGAAGCGGTCGAACTGCGTGATGGTGATAACTCCCGCTACGGCGGCAAGGGCGTTACCAAGGCGGTCGATTTTGTTAATGGAGAGATCAAGGCGGCACTGATTGGTAAAGAGATTGCTGCGCAGGCTGAAATTGATAACGCGATGATTGCGCTCGATGGAACTGATAATAAGGGCCGTGTTGGCGCCAATGCGATTCTGGCAGTGTCACTGGCCGCCGCTCGCGCTGCTGCCAATGAAGCGGGTCAGCCGCTCTATCGCTATCTCGGTGGTGATGCCGCAGTGACCATGCCAGTACCTATGATGAATATCATCAACGGCGGCGCGCATGCGGATAATAGTGTAGATCTGCAGGAGTTTATGATTGTTCCCGTAGGCGCCTCTAGTCTGAGTGAAGCCGTTCGTTACGGCACCGAGGTTTTCCATGCGCTGAAGAGCGTGTTGGCTGCACGGGATATGAACACCGCAGTTGGTGATGAGGGTGGTTTTGCCCCTAATCTGCCATCCAATGAAGCGGCGATTGAAGTGATCCTCGAAGCAATTGAGAAGGCGGGTTACAAGGCAGGTGAGGATATCTTCCTTGGACTTGATGCGGCCAGCAGTGAGTTTTACAAGGATGGTGTCTACGATCTTGCTTCGGAAGGTCGCAAGTTCACCTCGGCCGAGTTTGTCGACTACCTGGCTGACTGGGTCGATCGTTATCCGATCATCACCATTGAAGATGGTATGGATGAGAACGACTGGGAAGGTTGGGCGCTGCTGACTGAGAAGCTCGGCAAGCGTGTACAGCTAGTCGGTGATGATCTCTTTGTAACCAACACCTCGATCCTTGCACAGGGTATCGAAAAGAGCATCGGTAACTCTATCCTGATCAAGGTTAATCAGATAGGCACACTGACCGAGACACTGGCCGCGATTGAGATGGCGCAGAAGGCGGACTATACCGCCGTGGTTTCGCACCGTTCAGGTGAGACTGAAGATACCACTATCGCTGACCTCTCGGTTGCGACCAATGCAGGGCAGATCAAGACCGGTTCGTTGTCACGCTCTGACCGTGTTGCCAAGTATAACCAGCTAATCCGTATCGAAGAGGAGCTGGGTGACAGGGCAGTCTACGCCGGACGCAACGCCTTTAAACTTTCGTTCTAA
- the kdsA gene encoding 3-deoxy-8-phosphooctulonate synthase, with translation MELCGFEVGLEHPLFLIAGPCAIESEQLAIDTAGALKEITEKLGIPFIYKSSFDKANRSSHESFRGPGIEEGLRILAEAKRQIGVPVITDVHEDTPLGEVADVVDVIQTPAFLCRQTNFIKAVAEQGKPVNIKKGQFLAPWDMKHVINKARSTGNQQIMACERGASFGYNNLISDMRGLAVMRETGAPVVFDATHSVQLPGGQGSSSGGQREHVPVLARAAVAAGISGLFMETHPNPDKALSDGPNSWPLDGMSSLLETLKLIDETVKQAGLAELDL, from the coding sequence ATGGAGCTTTGTGGATTTGAGGTGGGGCTTGAGCACCCACTGTTTTTGATTGCTGGCCCCTGTGCAATCGAGAGTGAACAACTCGCTATCGATACGGCTGGAGCGCTCAAAGAGATCACCGAGAAACTCGGTATCCCCTTCATCTATAAATCTTCATTCGATAAAGCGAACCGCTCTTCTCATGAGAGTTTTCGAGGTCCCGGTATTGAAGAGGGTCTGCGAATCTTGGCAGAGGCGAAGCGCCAGATCGGTGTGCCGGTGATTACCGATGTACATGAGGATACTCCACTGGGTGAAGTGGCCGATGTGGTTGATGTGATTCAGACTCCGGCCTTCCTCTGTCGTCAGACCAACTTTATCAAGGCGGTTGCCGAGCAGGGTAAACCGGTCAATATCAAAAAGGGACAGTTCCTCGCTCCCTGGGATATGAAACACGTCATCAACAAGGCGCGCTCAACCGGAAACCAACAGATTATGGCTTGTGAACGTGGTGCCTCCTTTGGTTATAACAACCTGATTTCAGACATGCGTGGTCTGGCGGTGATGCGTGAGACCGGTGCACCGGTTGTATTTGATGCCACCCACTCTGTACAGCTTCCAGGTGGTCAGGGGAGCTCGTCGGGTGGTCAGCGTGAGCATGTGCCCGTACTTGCCAGAGCGGCCGTTGCCGCCGGTATTTCGGGCCTCTTCATGGAGACTCACCCTAATCCTGACAAGGCACTCAGCGACGGCCCAAATTCGTGGCCTCTCGACGGAATGTCATCTCTGCTTGAGACACTGAAGCTGATCGATGAGACGGTTAAGCAGGCTGGCCTAGCTGAACTCGACCTTTAA
- a CDS encoding CTP synthase translates to MTRFIFITGGVVSSLGKGIASASLGAILEARGLKVTLLKLDPYINVDPGTMSPFQHGEVFVTDDGAETDLDLGHYERFVRTTMTQRNNFTTGRVYESVIRKERRGDYLGGTVQVIPHITDEIKRKIEAGADGADIAMVEIGGTVGDIESLPFLEAIRQMGVELGRERTLFIHLTLLPYIPTAGELKTKPTQHSVKELRSIGIQPDILLCRAETDVPDDERRKIALFTNVNERAVISAVDTDSIYKIPGLLHEQHLDDIVVDQFGIDVPAADLSDWEAVVEAQANPESTVTIGMVGKYVDLTEAYKSLSESLIHAGIHTRTKVNIVYIDSEEIEKSGAGCLEEMDAILVPGGFGERGVEGKIDAVRYARESGVPYLGICLGMQVAVIEFARNVANLSDAHSTEFKPSCADPVIALITEWSTSEGEVERRTETSDMGGTMRLGGQECRLAAGTLARDVYGEDVITERHRHRYEFNNGYIDALEKAGLKFSGRSMDGKLVETVEIENHPWFMACQFHPEFTSTPRDGHPLFTGFVKAAVEHCNNATQAAEA, encoded by the coding sequence ATGACACGATTTATTTTCATTACTGGCGGTGTTGTTTCTTCCCTTGGGAAGGGCATCGCTTCCGCCTCTCTGGGCGCTATTCTCGAGGCTCGCGGTCTCAAGGTAACGCTGCTTAAACTCGATCCCTACATCAATGTCGATCCCGGCACGATGAGTCCTTTCCAACATGGTGAGGTCTTTGTAACTGATGATGGTGCTGAGACCGACCTTGATCTTGGTCACTACGAGCGCTTTGTTCGTACCACCATGACGCAGCGTAATAACTTCACCACCGGACGCGTATACGAGAGTGTTATTCGTAAGGAGCGTCGCGGTGACTACCTCGGCGGTACCGTGCAGGTTATTCCGCACATCACCGACGAGATCAAACGTAAGATCGAAGCGGGTGCCGATGGTGCCGATATCGCCATGGTCGAGATCGGCGGCACCGTGGGTGATATCGAGTCACTGCCATTTCTTGAGGCTATTCGCCAGATGGGTGTTGAACTGGGTCGTGAGCGAACCCTCTTTATTCATCTCACCTTACTGCCCTATATTCCTACCGCCGGTGAGCTGAAGACCAAACCTACCCAGCACTCCGTAAAAGAGCTGCGCTCGATTGGTATCCAGCCCGACATCCTGCTCTGTCGAGCAGAGACCGACGTTCCCGATGATGAACGACGTAAAATCGCACTCTTCACCAACGTCAATGAGCGTGCTGTTATCTCTGCCGTTGATACCGACAGCATCTACAAGATTCCCGGTTTGCTGCATGAGCAGCATCTTGATGACATCGTCGTTGATCAGTTTGGGATTGATGTGCCCGCTGCCGATCTCTCAGACTGGGAGGCAGTGGTAGAGGCTCAGGCCAATCCCGAATCGACTGTAACCATCGGCATGGTCGGCAAGTACGTTGATCTCACAGAGGCCTACAAGTCGCTCTCAGAGTCTCTGATTCATGCAGGTATTCATACGCGCACCAAGGTCAATATCGTATATATCGATTCTGAAGAGATCGAGAAGAGTGGTGCTGGATGTCTCGAAGAGATGGACGCGATCCTTGTTCCAGGTGGATTCGGTGAACGAGGTGTTGAGGGTAAGATTGATGCGGTCCGTTATGCGCGTGAAAGTGGCGTTCCCTATCTAGGCATCTGTCTCGGCATGCAGGTCGCTGTGATTGAGTTTGCACGTAATGTCGCCAATCTCAGTGATGCGCACAGTACCGAATTCAAGCCGAGCTGTGCCGATCCTGTGATTGCGCTGATCACCGAGTGGAGCACCTCTGAGGGTGAGGTTGAGCGTCGCACCGAGACCTCCGATATGGGGGGTACGATGCGACTCGGCGGTCAAGAGTGTCGCCTTGCGGCCGGAACCCTGGCGCGTGATGTCTACGGTGAGGATGTGATTACCGAACGTCATCGTCATCGCTACGAATTTAATAACGGGTATATTGATGCGCTTGAGAAGGCGGGTCTCAAATTCTCCGGTAGATCGATGGATGGAAAGCTGGTGGAAACGGTCGAGATAGAGAACCACCCCTGGTTTATGGCGTGTCAGTTCCACCCTGAGTTCACCTCAACACCGCGCGATGGTCATCCGCTCTTTACCGGTTTTGTAAAGGCGGCAGTTGAACACTGCAATAACGCCACCCAGGCTGCGGAGGCGTAA
- the tilS gene encoding tRNA lysidine(34) synthetase TilS produces MELTPAALQHFLKQTAGTHRYWIALSGGIDSSVLLHLLSQCSSEMAASSLRAVHIDHQLQPESSGWGVMCRDMASSLGVEYHEIKVEAHASKGESPEAAARNARYATLESLIEPGDLLLTAHHQEDQAETLMLQLMRGAGPKGLASMPTTTPFGRGELFRPLLEFSRAELEAYAAKHQLSWIDDPSNGDTGFDRNYLRHEIMPLLQRRWPAVARTVSRSASNCAEASDLLDQLAELDLQGVQRRDTLLVSELNRLSDSRQRNLIRFWVASHHLPLPDSRRLDAIMQQLLPAKEDAMPLVKWRGAEVRRYQGRLYLMQPLAEAPDRALSLVWHQESVIELPQSLGTLQIQKVTGEGVAVAHLERCELSVSFRRGGEYCKISGHAHHRKLKQLLQELGVPPWQRGRIPLIYLDNELAAIGDRWICEPFQAQVGESGGKIVWNSPF; encoded by the coding sequence ATGGAACTCACTCCGGCAGCACTCCAACACTTCCTCAAGCAAACAGCAGGCACGCACCGCTACTGGATTGCACTCAGTGGCGGAATCGACTCTTCTGTTCTGCTTCATCTCTTGTCGCAATGCAGCTCTGAAATGGCTGCGTCCTCGCTACGCGCCGTGCATATCGATCACCAGCTTCAGCCTGAATCTTCCGGATGGGGTGTAATGTGTCGTGATATGGCCAGTTCGCTCGGTGTTGAATATCACGAAATCAAGGTCGAGGCACACGCTTCAAAAGGCGAGAGTCCAGAGGCGGCCGCTCGCAATGCCCGATACGCAACGTTGGAATCACTGATTGAGCCGGGAGATCTACTGCTCACTGCGCACCATCAGGAGGACCAGGCAGAGACGCTGATGCTGCAGCTAATGCGTGGCGCTGGGCCGAAGGGCCTTGCTTCGATGCCAACTACTACTCCCTTTGGTCGAGGAGAGCTGTTTCGACCGCTGCTTGAGTTTTCACGAGCAGAGCTAGAGGCGTATGCCGCTAAACATCAATTGAGCTGGATCGATGATCCAAGCAACGGTGATACCGGTTTCGATCGGAACTATCTTCGTCATGAGATCATGCCCTTGCTGCAGCGTCGCTGGCCGGCGGTTGCCAGAACGGTGTCACGATCTGCGAGCAACTGTGCCGAGGCATCAGACCTTCTCGATCAACTCGCTGAATTAGATCTGCAGGGAGTTCAGCGTCGCGACACGCTGCTTGTCAGTGAGCTCAATCGGCTCTCGGACTCTCGACAACGGAATCTGATCCGATTCTGGGTTGCCAGCCACCATCTACCGTTACCCGATAGCCGGCGTCTGGATGCGATCATGCAGCAGTTGCTACCGGCGAAAGAGGATGCGATGCCCTTGGTCAAGTGGCGTGGTGCGGAGGTCAGACGCTATCAGGGACGTCTCTATCTAATGCAGCCGCTTGCAGAGGCACCTGATAGAGCGCTGTCACTGGTTTGGCACCAAGAGAGTGTCATTGAACTGCCGCAGTCACTAGGTACATTGCAGATTCAGAAGGTGACGGGTGAGGGAGTCGCAGTTGCTCATCTTGAGCGCTGCGAGCTGAGCGTCTCATTTCGTCGTGGAGGTGAATACTGCAAAATTTCAGGCCATGCTCATCACAGAAAACTCAAGCAGCTGCTGCAGGAGCTGGGCGTACCGCCCTGGCAGCGAGGGCGGATTCCGTTGATCTACCTCGATAATGAGTTGGCAGCGATCGGCGATCGCTGGATCTGTGAACCATTCCAGGCCCAAGTCGGTGAATCGGGTGGAAAAATCGTCTGGAACAGCCCTTTTTAA
- the accA gene encoding acetyl-CoA carboxylase carboxyl transferase subunit alpha, translating to MDLNFLDFEQPIAELEAKIEELRFVGEDNEIDIDKEISQLQSESQALTARIFSSLDAWQVSQLARHPQRLYTHDYIEKIFTDFQELHGDRAFADDPAIVGGVARLDGRPVMVIGHQKGRDTKEKLHRNFGMPRPEGYRKALRLMKMAERFEMPICTFIDTPGAYPGVGAEERGQSEAIARNLFEMSTLKTPIICTVIGEGGSGGALAIGVGDWVMMLQYSTYSVISPEGCASILWKSAEKASDAAEALGITSERLKELGLIDQIIGEPLGGAHRDTDAMADSLKQALLSSLDRIENKSTDDLLSDRYDHLMRYGVFKE from the coding sequence ATGGACTTGAATTTTCTAGATTTTGAACAACCTATCGCTGAACTTGAGGCGAAGATTGAGGAGCTCCGTTTCGTTGGAGAAGACAACGAAATCGATATCGATAAGGAGATATCCCAGCTTCAGTCCGAAAGTCAGGCACTGACGGCCCGAATTTTTAGCTCGCTTGATGCTTGGCAGGTATCCCAGCTGGCACGTCATCCGCAGCGTCTCTATACCCACGACTATATCGAAAAGATTTTCACCGATTTCCAGGAGTTGCACGGCGATCGTGCCTTTGCTGATGACCCGGCAATAGTTGGAGGTGTGGCTCGTCTTGATGGACGCCCGGTGATGGTGATTGGCCATCAAAAGGGACGTGATACCAAAGAGAAGTTGCATCGTAATTTTGGCATGCCGCGTCCCGAGGGCTACCGTAAGGCGCTTCGCCTGATGAAGATGGCAGAGCGATTTGAGATGCCGATCTGCACCTTTATCGACACCCCCGGTGCCTACCCCGGTGTTGGTGCTGAAGAGCGTGGTCAGAGTGAGGCGATTGCTCGTAATCTGTTTGAAATGTCGACTCTGAAAACGCCAATTATCTGTACGGTTATCGGTGAAGGTGGCTCGGGCGGTGCGTTGGCTATCGGTGTGGGCGACTGGGTGATGATGTTGCAGTACAGCACCTATTCGGTTATCTCTCCAGAGGGTTGTGCCTCAATCCTTTGGAAGAGCGCCGAGAAGGCCTCAGATGCTGCTGAAGCACTGGGTATAACCTCGGAACGACTCAAAGAACTTGGGCTGATTGACCAGATTATCGGTGAGCCACTCGGTGGCGCGCATCGTGATACCGATGCGATGGCTGATAGTCTCAAACAGGCGCTGCTCTCCAGCCTTGATCGTATTGAAAACAAGTCGACCGACGATCTGCTCAGTGATCGATACGACCACTTGATGCGTTACGGTGTCTTCAAGGAGTAG